One window from the genome of Rufibacter tibetensis encodes:
- a CDS encoding SusC/RagA family TonB-linked outer membrane protein, which produces MKKNLLVTCLLVLCLLSQVWAQTRTVTGRVTSPTGEGMPGVTVQVKGTANAAPTDANGNYSIQVLASGGTLVFTYIGYLNREVEVGNQSTLNVTMAEDSKQLGEVVVTAVGIERQRREVNYAVQDVKGEQLAQKSEPNVVNALQGKVAGVEIISSSGMPGSGSQIFIRGLSSATGNNQPLFVVDGVPISNNTTYSSNPTVGGAAYSNRALDIHPNDIESMTVLKGPAAAALYGARASNGAVIITTKRGKAGDTEITVTSSYNIQEVYGLPKYQNEYGQGTNGRYNSASTDSWGPRFGTPGLDSVPNVAGNPMKNLAYRAYEDNVKDFFQKGRIWDNGVTLSSGSEKMRYIFSVNTTNQEGIIPNSGLDRYTLRAAGNATLGRGFSVDGSVLYAKTNQEGSLQGNSGSSPWFTLPFIPRSFDIKNVPYKLRAGVQAPTLFTELNRDNPMWSINESFYESEVNRSIVSATFNYNPEFFKDFTATYRVGLDQYTDDRLQAYGYGSYNSNGNTATNRRGSQLYDNIGFQSINHDLFGVYQKDITPDFNVRALVGTQVNMVDTRQNTIRAEDLVVPDYYNLANHLPTTTFTTNFNTERRLVGVYGQLGLNYKNWLFTEFTARNDWSSTLPTANNSYFYPSVSVGFVFTDALGISNNILSYGKLRASYAMVGNDTNPYLTSTYYVTQGFGNNVAGLSFPFNGAILAFTRNDRRGNFNLKPENKKSYEIGAEFTFYDGRGTLDVNYFNNSTTDQILNLTVPGSTGFTTHTTNAGRIDNKGWEIAANVTPIQFEDGFRWDVNANFTKLETKVVELAPGLDQFTLTTGYIDPTSGSSGGGFTGLSPLLQPGKPFGVLQGTTFRRTPEGKLIINPTNGLPVVDPNPQIIGDPNADWWGSLSNTISFKGFSVGAMVQYVHGGDFYSRQTQIARLRGVLEETAENREQPYMFEGVLANEAGEATTTPNNIQITAQQYWTHFNNASEFAVFDASVLRLREVSIGYTLPTTILTRTPFKGINVSVTGRNLLFYAPNLRHADPESNQLGSNTRGFEFNSPPSVRNYGLNLRFTF; this is translated from the coding sequence ATGAAGAAGAATCTACTAGTTACATGTTTGTTAGTGCTTTGCCTGCTTAGTCAGGTATGGGCTCAAACACGAACCGTAACCGGGAGGGTGACCTCACCAACCGGAGAAGGAATGCCTGGCGTTACGGTCCAGGTGAAAGGAACGGCCAACGCAGCACCTACTGATGCCAATGGAAACTACTCCATTCAGGTCCTGGCCTCAGGCGGAACGTTGGTTTTTACCTATATCGGGTACCTGAACCGGGAAGTGGAAGTGGGGAATCAGTCCACCCTCAACGTGACCATGGCCGAAGACTCCAAGCAGCTAGGCGAAGTGGTGGTGACAGCGGTGGGGATTGAACGCCAACGCCGGGAGGTAAATTATGCGGTGCAGGATGTAAAGGGCGAGCAGCTGGCCCAGAAATCTGAGCCCAACGTGGTGAACGCATTACAGGGAAAGGTGGCCGGGGTAGAAATCATTTCCTCCAGCGGTATGCCTGGCTCCGGATCCCAGATCTTCATCAGGGGGCTTTCCTCCGCCACAGGTAATAACCAACCCCTCTTTGTGGTAGACGGGGTGCCCATCAGTAATAACACCACCTACTCTTCTAACCCTACTGTGGGCGGAGCAGCTTACTCAAACCGTGCCCTGGATATCCATCCCAACGACATTGAGTCCATGACCGTGTTGAAAGGGCCCGCGGCCGCGGCCTTGTACGGAGCCCGGGCCAGTAACGGGGCCGTGATCATCACCACGAAGAGAGGCAAAGCAGGTGATACAGAGATTACGGTTACCTCTTCCTATAACATCCAGGAGGTATATGGATTGCCTAAGTATCAGAACGAGTACGGGCAGGGCACTAACGGGCGCTACAACTCCGCTTCTACAGACAGTTGGGGACCTCGCTTTGGCACTCCGGGGCTAGACTCAGTACCCAATGTGGCCGGTAATCCCATGAAAAATCTGGCGTATAGAGCGTATGAAGATAATGTAAAAGACTTCTTCCAAAAAGGACGCATCTGGGATAACGGGGTAACACTTTCCAGTGGGAGTGAGAAAATGCGGTACATCTTCAGTGTTAATACCACTAACCAGGAAGGGATTATTCCTAACAGTGGTTTAGACCGGTACACCTTACGGGCGGCAGGTAACGCTACCTTGGGGCGTGGCTTCTCGGTAGATGGCTCAGTGCTGTACGCAAAAACAAATCAGGAAGGGTCCTTGCAGGGAAACTCCGGTTCCAGCCCTTGGTTTACCCTGCCTTTTATACCCCGCAGCTTTGACATCAAGAATGTTCCCTACAAGTTAAGGGCAGGGGTGCAGGCACCTACCTTGTTTACCGAGCTGAACCGTGATAACCCTATGTGGAGTATCAATGAGTCTTTCTATGAAAGCGAGGTAAACCGGTCTATTGTGAGTGCCACCTTTAACTATAATCCTGAATTCTTCAAAGACTTCACGGCAACGTACCGGGTTGGACTTGATCAGTACACAGATGACCGGTTGCAGGCGTATGGGTATGGCTCCTACAACTCCAACGGAAATACGGCCACCAACCGGCGTGGGTCTCAGCTGTATGACAATATCGGCTTCCAATCCATCAACCATGACTTATTTGGGGTGTACCAGAAAGACATTACCCCTGATTTCAATGTCAGGGCGTTGGTAGGAACCCAGGTGAACATGGTAGACACCAGACAAAACACCATTAGGGCAGAAGATTTGGTAGTACCTGACTATTACAACCTGGCCAATCACCTTCCCACCACTACGTTCACCACCAACTTCAACACTGAAAGGCGTTTAGTGGGGGTTTACGGACAATTGGGGTTAAATTACAAAAACTGGTTGTTTACTGAGTTTACTGCCAGAAACGACTGGTCGTCTACTTTGCCAACGGCTAATAACAGCTATTTCTATCCATCGGTTAGTGTTGGGTTTGTGTTCACAGATGCGCTGGGCATTAGCAACAACATCCTGAGCTATGGAAAGCTGCGGGCCAGTTACGCCATGGTAGGCAATGACACCAACCCATACCTTACCAGTACCTATTATGTAACTCAAGGTTTTGGTAACAACGTGGCGGGGCTTTCCTTTCCTTTCAATGGTGCCATCTTAGCCTTCACCAGAAATGACCGCCGGGGGAACTTCAACCTCAAGCCAGAGAATAAAAAGTCATATGAAATAGGGGCGGAGTTCACGTTCTATGATGGCAGAGGTACCCTGGATGTAAACTACTTCAACAACAGTACTACGGATCAGATCCTGAACCTGACTGTGCCTGGCTCCACCGGATTCACCACCCATACCACCAATGCCGGTAGAATTGACAACAAAGGTTGGGAAATTGCAGCCAATGTTACCCCTATCCAATTTGAAGACGGGTTCCGGTGGGATGTCAATGCCAACTTCACCAAATTGGAGACCAAGGTAGTGGAACTTGCCCCAGGTCTGGACCAATTCACCTTGACCACCGGGTATATTGATCCTACTTCTGGCAGTAGCGGAGGTGGCTTCACGGGTCTAAGCCCCTTATTGCAGCCAGGCAAACCCTTCGGTGTTTTGCAAGGAACTACCTTTAGAAGAACCCCGGAAGGGAAATTGATCATAAATCCTACCAATGGCTTGCCTGTGGTGGACCCCAACCCCCAAATAATCGGTGACCCTAACGCAGATTGGTGGGGCAGTTTATCCAACACCATTTCATTTAAGGGGTTTAGTGTAGGGGCGATGGTGCAGTATGTACACGGCGGAGATTTCTATTCCAGACAAACCCAGATTGCCCGTTTAAGGGGTGTTTTGGAAGAAACTGCTGAAAACCGGGAGCAGCCCTACATGTTTGAGGGAGTGCTGGCCAACGAGGCCGGTGAAGCTACTACCACTCCAAACAACATTCAGATTACGGCCCAGCAATATTGGACCCACTTCAATAACGCCTCTGAGTTTGCCGTGTTTGATGCCTCAGTACTTAGGTTGCGGGAAGTAAGCATTGGGTACACCCTGCCCACTACTATTCTGACCAGGACTCCTTTCAAAGGCATCAATGTGTCTGTGACCGGACGCAACCTGCTTTTCTATGCGCCCAACCTTCGGCACGCAGACCCAGAGTCTAACCAGCTTGGTTCCAATACCAGGGGCTTTGAGTTCAACTCACCTCCTTCTGTGCGCAATTATGGATTAAACCTTCGCTTCACCTTCTAA
- a CDS encoding lysophospholipid acyltransferase family protein yields MSRPDLRPGQLPLWWLLKGISLLPFPVLYAFSTFLYVVLYHLIGYRKKVVRQNLEKSFPQKSVAELRKIEKQFFLNLTDIMVETLKLVSLSPQDLAKRVYLHRSEKIENYLNQGVPVMIMGAHLGNWEFMSSAGNRHFPFPVDGVYKPLASSFFESFLWFLRSRFGITLVKMKDTLRHLLRHRGQPRILSLLSDQVPPYGEIQYWTNFLHQDTAFYVGADKLRTSFNYPTFFVGMRHVKRGYYEVVFQELLPLPQAGVKEEGHPLTEVFARKLEAWVNQYPAEYLWSHKRWKHQRPATSVQGT; encoded by the coding sequence ATGTCTCGCCCTGACCTGCGCCCAGGTCAGCTTCCGCTCTGGTGGTTGCTTAAGGGAATTTCACTGTTGCCCTTCCCGGTGCTTTATGCCTTTTCCACTTTCCTTTATGTGGTGTTGTACCACCTCATTGGCTACCGTAAGAAAGTGGTGCGGCAAAACCTGGAGAAATCTTTTCCTCAGAAAAGTGTTGCTGAGCTGCGCAAAATTGAAAAGCAGTTTTTCCTGAACTTAACCGATATCATGGTAGAGACCTTGAAATTGGTCTCCCTTTCTCCTCAAGACCTTGCAAAACGAGTTTACCTGCACAGAAGCGAGAAGATAGAAAATTACCTGAACCAAGGAGTTCCTGTCATGATCATGGGGGCTCACTTGGGCAATTGGGAATTCATGTCGTCGGCGGGAAACAGGCATTTCCCCTTTCCAGTGGATGGGGTATATAAACCTTTGGCCAGTTCTTTCTTTGAATCTTTCCTGTGGTTTCTGCGAAGCCGCTTTGGAATCACGCTGGTCAAGATGAAAGACACCCTTCGCCACCTGTTGCGGCACCGGGGTCAGCCAAGAATTCTTTCCCTGCTATCAGACCAGGTGCCGCCCTACGGCGAAATCCAGTACTGGACCAACTTCCTGCACCAGGACACCGCCTTCTATGTTGGGGCCGACAAGCTGAGAACCTCTTTCAACTATCCTACTTTTTTTGTTGGCATGCGTCACGTAAAACGCGGCTACTATGAAGTGGTTTTCCAGGAACTGTTACCTCTGCCTCAAGCCGGCGTGAAAGAAGAGGGGCATCCCCTTACCGAGGTTTTCGCCCGAAAACTGGAAGCGTGGGTAAATCAATATCCGGCAGAATACCTGTGGTCCCACAAGCGGTGGAAACACCAGCGTCCCGCTACTAGCGTTCAGGGTACCTAA
- a CDS encoding LLM class flavin-dependent oxidoreductase, with the protein MSTKKLSDIPVSVLDLVPILHEKTAAESFKNTVDLAQKVEQLGYKRYWMAEHHNMAGIASSATVVLIGHVAGATSKLRVGSGGIMLPNHAPLVVAEQFGTLATLYPGRIDLGLGRAPGTDQMTAHALRRDLRGSVDEFPQNVVELKNYLGPVDPTARVRAVPGEGSNVPIWILGSSTFGAQLAGILGMPYAFASHFAPSQLHAALKVYKESFQPVGELKEPYAMACVNVIAADTDEEAIYQSTSLYQSFLNVVRGTAKPMQSPVKSMEGLWDASERYAVQQMLRYSFIGGPKTIQEELQAFLNETGVDEIMVGSNMYEHTARVHSYEIISEFFQKSA; encoded by the coding sequence ATGTCTACTAAAAAGCTTTCAGATATACCTGTTTCAGTATTGGACCTGGTGCCAATCCTGCACGAGAAAACCGCTGCTGAATCTTTCAAAAATACTGTTGACCTGGCCCAAAAGGTAGAGCAACTTGGCTACAAACGTTATTGGATGGCCGAACACCACAACATGGCAGGTATTGCCAGTTCGGCTACCGTTGTCTTAATTGGGCACGTGGCTGGTGCTACTTCCAAATTGCGGGTAGGGTCCGGTGGTATTATGTTGCCCAACCACGCCCCCTTAGTAGTGGCGGAGCAGTTTGGTACCCTGGCCACCTTGTACCCGGGGCGCATTGACCTGGGCTTAGGCCGCGCCCCGGGAACCGATCAAATGACGGCCCATGCCTTGCGGCGTGATTTACGCGGATCAGTGGATGAGTTCCCACAAAACGTAGTGGAACTGAAAAACTATTTAGGTCCCGTAGACCCTACAGCCCGTGTGCGGGCAGTGCCTGGGGAAGGATCTAATGTTCCCATCTGGATTTTAGGATCCAGTACTTTTGGCGCGCAATTAGCAGGTATTTTAGGAATGCCTTACGCCTTTGCGAGCCACTTTGCACCTTCCCAGCTGCATGCTGCTTTAAAGGTCTACAAAGAAAGTTTCCAGCCGGTTGGTGAGTTGAAAGAGCCTTACGCCATGGCTTGTGTGAACGTGATCGCCGCTGATACAGATGAAGAAGCTATCTATCAGTCTACTTCCTTGTACCAATCCTTCCTGAATGTGGTGCGCGGTACGGCCAAACCCATGCAGTCTCCGGTCAAAAGTATGGAGGGCCTGTGGGATGCCTCTGAACGTTATGCCGTGCAGCAGATGCTTCGGTATTCTTTTATTGGCGGGCCTAAAACCATACAGGAAGAGTTACAGGCCTTCCTGAACGAAACAGGGGTAGATGAGATCATGGTGGGTTCCAACATGTATGAACACACTGCCCGGGTACACTCCTATGAAATCATCTCTGAGTTCTTTCAGAAGTCGGCTTAA
- a CDS encoding WbqC family protein — protein sequence MQLLTEIQYNPSILYFQKAFEADELLVEAHEHYQKQSYRNRCHILTAQGVVPLSIPVVKGNSKILVTDLEIDYGQRWVDIHWRTIQSAYGSAPFFEFYADYFKDVYDRKPARLFELNMDLLKLFAKFLKLKQPISLTQTYVKTYEAPVLDWRGELHPKREPDNLRLMPYRQVFGKQFAINLSILDLLFNLGPEASTYLQNPAAFC from the coding sequence ATGCAGTTATTAACCGAAATCCAGTACAACCCCAGCATCCTTTATTTTCAAAAAGCTTTTGAAGCCGATGAATTACTTGTGGAAGCCCATGAGCATTATCAGAAACAAAGCTACCGCAACCGCTGCCACATCCTTACCGCACAAGGCGTGGTGCCCCTGTCCATTCCGGTGGTGAAAGGGAACAGCAAGATTCTGGTGACAGATCTGGAAATTGACTACGGGCAACGCTGGGTAGACATTCACTGGCGTACCATCCAGAGCGCCTACGGCAGCGCACCTTTTTTTGAGTTCTATGCAGACTATTTTAAAGACGTGTATGACCGCAAGCCAGCCAGGCTTTTTGAGCTGAATATGGATCTACTTAAACTTTTCGCTAAATTCCTAAAGCTTAAGCAACCCATAAGCCTTACCCAAACGTATGTAAAAACATATGAGGCACCGGTGTTGGATTGGCGCGGGGAACTTCACCCTAAAAGGGAGCCTGACAATTTGCGCTTAATGCCATACCGGCAGGTGTTTGGCAAACAATTTGCAATAAACCTGAGTATACTGGACTTGTTGTTTAACCTTGGCCCAGAGGCATCTACTTATTTACAGAATCCTGCGGCTTTCTGTTGA
- a CDS encoding ATP-dependent Clp protease ATP-binding subunit, translating into MEAKFSNRVKEVISLSREEAIRLGHDYIGTEHLLLGMIREGEGTAIALLKKLGVPMEELKYALEQATKNTASPNTNITGSIPLTKQTEKVLKITYLEAKIFKSDIIGTEHLLLSILRDEDNISSQTLAKFNVNYEAIRDSLDYHANNPLASSDTDDNDDNDKLFGSSSKGGAGSAAKKGAEKSRTPVLDNFGRDLTKLAEEGKLDPIVGREKEIERVAQVLSRRKKNNPILIGEPGVGKTAIAEGLALRIIQKKVSRVLFGKRVVTLDLASLVAGTKYRGQFEERMKAVMNELEKSPDVILFIDELHTIVGAGGASGSLDASNMFKPALARGEIQCIGATTLDEYRQYIEKDGALARRFQIVMVDPTTPEETIEILHNIKDKYQDHHHVTYSDKAIEACVKLSDRYMSDRFLPDKAIDILDEAGARVHINNIVVPEDILKLEQSIENIKDEKNRVVKSQKYEEAAQLRDKEKKLLDQLEAAKKSWEEETKKKRYAVKEENVAEVIAMMTGIPVKRIAQKESLKLLNMGEELKGKVIGQEKAITQLVKAIQRTRVGLKDPKRPIGSFVFLGPTGVGKTELAKVLATYLFDKEDALVRIDMSEYMEKFSVSRLVGAPPGYVGYEEGGQLTEKIRRKPYSVVLLDEIEKAHPDVYNLLLQVLDDGVLTDGLGRKVDFRNTIIIMTSNIGARDLQDFGAGVGFATKTRQENMDDIMKGTIAAALKKTFSPEFLNRLDDVVVFNSLQKEDIHKIIDISLAKLLTRVKTLGYTIEITDKAKDFVAEKGYDSKYGARPLNRAITKYMEDPIAEEILKAELAQGDTIVIDYEEGKEELTFANRKNEGVAPDTSDDLPETSSSEEEETTPTDGKKKD; encoded by the coding sequence ATGGAAGCCAAATTCTCAAATAGAGTGAAAGAGGTAATCTCTCTCAGTCGCGAGGAAGCCATCCGCCTGGGCCATGATTACATTGGTACCGAGCACCTGCTTCTGGGTATGATCCGCGAAGGAGAAGGCACCGCAATCGCTTTGCTTAAAAAGTTGGGGGTACCTATGGAGGAACTTAAGTACGCACTTGAGCAGGCCACCAAAAACACCGCCAGCCCTAATACAAATATTACCGGTAGTATTCCTCTTACCAAACAGACGGAAAAGGTCCTGAAAATAACGTATTTGGAGGCCAAAATCTTCAAGTCTGACATCATAGGTACAGAACACCTGTTGCTGTCTATTTTGCGGGATGAGGATAATATTTCATCGCAAACCTTAGCAAAATTCAACGTGAACTACGAAGCTATTCGGGATTCGTTAGACTATCATGCTAACAACCCTCTTGCCTCTTCAGATACCGATGACAACGATGATAACGACAAACTCTTCGGATCTTCCTCTAAAGGAGGTGCTGGCTCTGCCGCGAAGAAGGGTGCCGAGAAATCCCGCACTCCGGTGTTGGATAACTTCGGTCGTGATCTGACTAAATTGGCCGAGGAAGGCAAACTGGACCCTATTGTGGGTCGTGAAAAAGAAATTGAGCGCGTGGCTCAGGTATTGAGCCGTCGTAAGAAAAACAACCCAATCCTGATTGGGGAGCCCGGTGTTGGTAAAACTGCCATCGCTGAAGGTCTTGCGCTGCGCATTATTCAGAAAAAAGTTTCTCGTGTGCTTTTCGGAAAACGCGTGGTAACCTTAGACCTTGCCTCTTTGGTAGCGGGTACTAAATACCGCGGTCAGTTTGAAGAGCGTATGAAAGCCGTGATGAACGAACTGGAAAAATCTCCGGACGTGATTCTGTTCATTGATGAGCTGCACACCATTGTAGGTGCTGGTGGAGCTTCCGGATCTCTGGATGCCTCTAACATGTTCAAACCTGCGCTGGCCCGCGGCGAAATCCAATGCATTGGCGCTACTACGCTAGACGAGTACCGTCAGTACATTGAGAAAGATGGAGCCTTGGCTCGTCGTTTCCAGATTGTAATGGTAGACCCTACCACGCCAGAGGAAACCATTGAGATCCTGCACAACATCAAAGACAAATACCAGGATCACCACCATGTAACCTATTCAGACAAAGCCATTGAGGCCTGTGTGAAGTTGAGCGACCGCTACATGAGCGACCGTTTCTTACCAGACAAAGCCATTGATATTCTGGATGAGGCCGGTGCCCGCGTGCACATCAACAACATTGTGGTGCCAGAAGATATTCTCAAACTGGAGCAATCCATTGAGAACATCAAGGATGAGAAAAACCGCGTAGTGAAAAGCCAGAAATATGAAGAGGCTGCTCAACTACGTGATAAAGAAAAGAAACTTCTTGACCAATTAGAAGCTGCTAAAAAGAGCTGGGAAGAGGAAACCAAGAAGAAGCGTTACGCCGTGAAAGAAGAAAACGTGGCCGAGGTAATCGCCATGATGACGGGTATTCCGGTGAAACGTATCGCGCAGAAAGAAAGCTTGAAGCTTTTGAACATGGGCGAAGAGCTGAAAGGCAAAGTAATTGGTCAGGAGAAAGCGATCACCCAGTTGGTGAAAGCGATCCAGCGTACCCGCGTTGGTTTGAAAGACCCTAAGCGCCCGATTGGTTCCTTCGTATTCCTTGGACCTACCGGGGTTGGTAAAACTGAGCTTGCGAAAGTTCTGGCTACCTACCTGTTTGACAAGGAAGATGCGCTGGTGCGTATTGACATGAGTGAGTACATGGAGAAATTCAGCGTATCTCGCTTAGTGGGAGCGCCTCCAGGCTACGTAGGTTACGAAGAAGGTGGTCAGTTAACGGAGAAAATCCGTCGTAAGCCATACTCTGTAGTATTGCTGGATGAGATTGAGAAAGCGCACCCAGACGTGTACAACCTGTTGTTGCAAGTACTAGATGACGGTGTGTTAACAGATGGTCTTGGCCGCAAAGTTGACTTCAGAAACACCATCATTATCATGACCTCGAACATTGGAGCCCGTGACTTGCAAGACTTCGGGGCTGGGGTTGGTTTTGCAACCAAGACCCGCCAGGAGAACATGGACGACATCATGAAAGGCACCATAGCGGCTGCTTTGAAGAAAACGTTCTCTCCTGAGTTCCTGAACCGTTTGGATGACGTAGTGGTGTTCAACTCTCTGCAAAAAGAAGATATCCATAAAATCATTGATATCTCTCTTGCCAAGTTGTTGACCCGCGTGAAAACATTGGGTTACACCATTGAGATCACTGACAAAGCCAAAGATTTTGTGGCTGAGAAAGGATATGACTCTAAATATGGTGCCCGTCCGTTGAACCGCGCGATCACCAAGTACATGGAAGACCCAATTGCGGAGGAAATCCTGAAAGCCGAACTGGCCCAGGGAGACACCATCGTGATTGATTACGAAGAAGGTAAAGAAGAGCTTACGTTTGCGAACCGCAAGAACGAAGGCGTAGCTCCAGATACTTCTGATGATCTTCCGGAAACGTCTTCTTCTGAAGAGGAAGAAACCACGCCTACAGATGGCAAAAAGAAAGACTAA